A single region of the Streptomyces sp. NBC_01262 genome encodes:
- the scpA gene encoding methylmalonyl-CoA mutase has translation MPPIPDFSQVELGEGAASDVSEEQWRAAVKESTGTSDGDLLWETPEGISVKPLYTGRDLEGLDFLGTYPGIAPFLRGPYPTMYVNQPWTIRQYAGFSTAEESNAFYRRNLAAGQKGLSVAFDLPTHRGYDSDHPRVTGDVGMAGVAIDSIYDMRQLFDGIPLDKMTVSMTMNGAVLPVLALYIVAAEEQGVPPEKLAGTIQNDILKEFMVRNTYIYPPKPSMRIISDIFAYTSQKMPRYNSISISGYHIQEAGATADLELAYTLADGVEYLRAGLEVGLDVDAFAPRLSFFWAIGMNFFMEIAKLRAARLLWARLVKQFDPKNPKSLSLRTHSQTSGWSLTAQDVFNNVTRTCVEAMAATQGHTQSLHTNALDEALALPTDFSARIARNTQLLLQQESGTCRTIDPWGGSAYVEKLTYDLARRAWQHIQEVEAAGGMAQAIDAGIPKLRVEEAAARTQARIDSGRQPVIGVNKYRVETDEQIDVLKVDNSSVRAQQIAKLQRLRAERDSAACEAALTALTAAAASGEDNLLALAVDAARAMATVGEISDALEKVYGRHAGQIRTIAGVYRNEAGDSPSVDRTRALVDAFEEAEGRRPRILVAKMGQDGHDRGQKVIATAFADLGFDVDVGPLFQTPGEVARQAVEADVHVVGVSSLAAGHLTLVPALREELAAEGREDIMIVVGGVIPPQDIPELHEAGATAVFPPGTVIPDAAYDLVKKLGVVLGHDL, from the coding sequence ATGCCTCCCATCCCAGACTTTTCCCAGGTGGAACTCGGCGAGGGCGCAGCCTCCGACGTCTCCGAGGAGCAGTGGCGCGCCGCCGTCAAGGAGTCCACCGGCACCAGCGACGGCGACCTGCTCTGGGAGACCCCCGAGGGCATCTCCGTCAAGCCGCTCTACACCGGCCGCGACCTGGAGGGCCTGGACTTCCTGGGCACCTACCCCGGCATCGCGCCCTTCCTGCGCGGGCCGTACCCCACGATGTACGTCAACCAGCCGTGGACGATCCGCCAGTACGCGGGCTTCTCCACCGCCGAGGAGTCCAACGCCTTCTACCGGCGCAACCTCGCCGCCGGCCAGAAGGGCCTGTCGGTCGCCTTCGACCTGCCCACGCACCGGGGCTACGACAGCGACCACCCGCGCGTGACGGGCGATGTCGGCATGGCGGGCGTGGCCATCGACTCGATCTACGACATGCGCCAGCTCTTCGACGGCATCCCGCTGGACAAGATGACGGTGTCGATGACGATGAACGGCGCCGTACTGCCGGTGCTCGCGCTGTACATCGTGGCGGCGGAGGAGCAGGGGGTGCCGCCGGAGAAGCTGGCCGGGACCATCCAGAACGACATCCTCAAAGAGTTCATGGTCCGCAACACCTACATCTATCCGCCCAAGCCCTCGATGCGGATCATCTCCGACATCTTCGCGTACACCTCGCAGAAGATGCCGCGCTACAACTCCATCTCCATCTCCGGCTATCACATCCAGGAAGCGGGCGCGACGGCCGACCTGGAGCTCGCCTACACCCTCGCCGACGGCGTCGAGTACCTGCGGGCGGGTCTCGAAGTCGGCCTGGACGTCGACGCGTTCGCGCCCCGGCTGTCCTTCTTCTGGGCCATCGGCATGAACTTCTTCATGGAGATCGCCAAGCTGCGCGCCGCCCGGCTGCTCTGGGCGCGCCTGGTCAAGCAGTTCGACCCGAAGAACCCCAAGTCGCTGTCCCTGCGCACCCATTCGCAGACCTCCGGCTGGTCGCTGACCGCGCAGGACGTCTTCAACAACGTGACCCGTACGTGCGTCGAGGCGATGGCCGCCACGCAGGGCCACACCCAGTCCCTGCACACCAACGCCCTCGACGAGGCGCTGGCCCTCCCGACGGACTTCTCCGCCCGCATCGCCCGCAACACCCAGCTGCTGCTCCAGCAGGAGTCCGGCACCTGCCGCACGATCGACCCCTGGGGCGGCAGCGCGTACGTAGAGAAGCTCACGTACGACCTCGCGCGGCGCGCCTGGCAGCACATCCAGGAGGTCGAGGCGGCGGGCGGCATGGCGCAGGCCATCGACGCCGGTATCCCGAAGCTGCGGGTGGAGGAGGCCGCCGCCCGCACGCAGGCCCGGATCGACTCGGGGCGGCAGCCGGTCATCGGCGTCAACAAGTACCGCGTCGAGACGGACGAGCAGATCGACGTCCTGAAGGTCGACAACTCCTCGGTGCGCGCGCAGCAGATCGCCAAGCTCCAACGGCTGCGCGCCGAGCGGGACTCGGCGGCCTGCGAGGCGGCCCTTACGGCCCTTACGGCTGCCGCCGCGAGCGGCGAGGACAACCTCCTCGCCCTGGCGGTGGACGCCGCCCGCGCGATGGCCACCGTCGGCGAGATCTCCGACGCCCTGGAGAAGGTGTACGGGCGGCACGCCGGCCAGATCCGTACGATCGCCGGCGTGTACCGCAACGAGGCAGGAGACTCCCCCAGCGTGGACCGCACCCGCGCCCTGGTCGACGCCTTCGAGGAGGCCGAGGGGCGGCGACCGCGCATCCTGGTCGCCAAGATGGGCCAGGACGGACACGACCGCGGCCAGAAGGTGATCGCCACCGCCTTCGCCGACCTGGGCTTCGACGTCGACGTCGGCCCGCTCTTCCAGACCCCGGGCGAGGTCGCCCGGCAGGCGGTGGAGGCCGACGTCCATGTCGTCGGCGTGTCCTCGCTCGCCGCCGGGCACCTCACCCTCGTACCGGCGCTGCGCGAGGAGCTCGCCGCCGAGGGCCGGGAGGACATCATGATCGTCGTGGGCGGCGTCATCCCCCCGCAGGACATCCCCGAGCTGCACGAGGCGGGCGCCACGGCGGTCTTCCCGCCGGGGACGGTGATCCCGGACGCCGCGTACGACCTGGTGAAGAAGCTCGGCGTCGTCCTGGGCCACGACCTGTAG
- a CDS encoding methylmalonyl-CoA mutase subunit beta, whose amino-acid sequence MTVLPDDGLSLAAEFPDATHEQWQRLVEGVLRKSGKDASGTAAEEALSTALEDELTARPLYTAGDTGDPGNTPADLGYPGFAPYVRGGRPGGAAAGGWDVRQRHARTEPDRTNEAVLADLENGVTSLWLTVGASGVPVDALAAALDGVYLDLAPVALDAGGEFDAAARALLRLYEERGVPREAARGNLGADPLGHTARTGEVIGMDGAVELARLCDRDWPGLRALVVDAMPYHEAGASAAQELGASLATGVAYLRALTEAGLPVDAACGQLEFRYAATADQFLTIAKLRAARRLWARVAEVSGVPDGGTAQLQHAVTSPVMMSRRDPYVNMLRTTLACLAAGVGGAESVTVLPFDHALGLPDAFARRIARNTSTVLLEESHLARVIDPAGGSWYVERLTDELAHAAWSFFQELERAGGQSAALASGFAADRIAATWQDRKKKLARRREPITGVSEFPNLAEKPVTREPVPATPAGGLPRVRRDEAYEALRARSDAHLAATGARPKVHLAALGPAAAHTARLSFAANLFQAGGIEPADDPSEAVVACLCSSDALYEEQAEAVALELKSAGVQRVFLAGRPGSYAGVDDYVFAGCDAVAVLSSVLDHIGVA is encoded by the coding sequence ATGACGGTCCTGCCTGATGACGGGCTTTCGCTGGCCGCCGAGTTCCCTGATGCGACCCATGAGCAGTGGCAGCGCCTTGTCGAGGGCGTACTGCGCAAATCGGGCAAGGACGCCTCTGGGACCGCGGCTGAGGAAGCACTGTCCACCGCGCTCGAAGACGAGCTCACCGCCCGCCCCCTCTATACGGCCGGGGACACCGGTGACCCGGGGAACACCCCTGCCGACCTCGGATATCCCGGCTTCGCGCCGTACGTCCGGGGCGGCCGGCCCGGGGGCGCCGCGGCGGGCGGCTGGGACGTACGGCAGCGCCATGCGCGCACCGAGCCGGACCGCACCAACGAGGCCGTGCTCGCCGACCTGGAGAACGGGGTCACCTCGCTCTGGCTGACCGTCGGCGCCTCCGGCGTGCCGGTGGACGCCCTGGCGGCTGCCCTGGACGGGGTCTATCTGGATCTGGCTCCCGTGGCGCTGGACGCGGGCGGCGAATTCGACGCCGCCGCCCGTGCGTTGCTGCGCCTGTACGAGGAGCGCGGCGTGCCCCGGGAGGCGGCGCGCGGCAACCTGGGCGCCGACCCGCTGGGGCACACGGCCCGTACGGGCGAGGTCATCGGCATGGACGGGGCCGTCGAGCTGGCCCGGCTGTGCGACCGCGACTGGCCGGGCCTGCGGGCCCTGGTCGTGGACGCCATGCCGTATCACGAGGCAGGGGCCTCGGCCGCGCAGGAGCTGGGGGCTTCGCTCGCCACCGGCGTGGCGTATCTACGGGCCCTCACTGAGGCCGGGCTGCCGGTCGACGCGGCTTGCGGGCAGCTGGAGTTCCGGTACGCGGCCACCGCCGACCAGTTCCTCACCATCGCCAAACTGCGGGCGGCCCGCCGCCTGTGGGCCCGGGTCGCCGAGGTCAGCGGGGTCCCGGACGGGGGCACCGCGCAGCTCCAGCACGCCGTCACCTCCCCGGTGATGATGAGCCGCCGCGACCCCTACGTGAACATGCTCCGCACCACCCTCGCCTGCCTGGCCGCCGGCGTCGGCGGCGCCGAGTCCGTCACCGTGCTCCCCTTCGACCACGCCCTCGGCCTTCCGGACGCCTTCGCCCGCCGGATCGCACGCAACACCTCCACCGTCCTGCTGGAGGAGTCCCACCTCGCCCGCGTCATCGACCCGGCCGGCGGCTCCTGGTACGTCGAGCGGCTCACCGACGAACTCGCCCACGCCGCCTGGTCCTTCTTCCAGGAGCTGGAGCGCGCCGGCGGCCAGTCCGCCGCCCTCGCCTCCGGCTTCGCGGCCGACCGGATCGCCGCGACCTGGCAGGACCGTAAGAAGAAGCTCGCCCGGCGCCGCGAACCCATCACCGGCGTCAGCGAGTTCCCCAACCTGGCCGAAAAGCCCGTTACGCGGGAGCCCGTACCTGCCACCCCCGCGGGCGGACTCCCCCGCGTGCGCCGCGACGAGGCGTACGAGGCGCTGCGCGCCCGGTCCGACGCCCACCTCGCCGCGACCGGCGCCCGGCCCAAGGTCCACCTCGCGGCGCTCGGCCCGGCCGCCGCGCACACCGCGCGCCTGTCGTTTGCCGCAAACCTCTTCCAGGCGGGCGGCATCGAGCCGGCCGACGACCCGTCCGAGGCGGTCGTCGCCTGCCTGTGCTCCAGCGACGCGCTGTACGAGGAGCAGGCCGAGGCAGTGGCGCTTGAGCTCAAGTCGGCAGGCGTACAGCGGGTGTTCCTGGCGGGACGCCCGGGCTCCTACGCCGGAGTGGACGACTACGTCTTCGCGGGCTGTGACGCGGTGGCCGTGCTGTCCTCCGTACTCGACCACATCGGAGTGGCCTGA
- a CDS encoding CbtB domain-containing protein yields the protein MAQSAIAPATVAPVSPTATAPLPIRAILPWAVFFGVLMLVLLYFVGAEQGATSLISGEGVHEWVHDGRHLLGFPCH from the coding sequence ATGGCTCAGTCAGCCATCGCCCCTGCCACCGTAGCTCCGGTTTCCCCGACCGCCACGGCACCTCTCCCGATCCGGGCGATCCTGCCCTGGGCGGTGTTCTTCGGCGTGCTGATGCTCGTGCTGCTGTACTTCGTCGGCGCCGAGCAGGGCGCCACCTCCCTCATCTCCGGCGAGGGCGTCCACGAGTGGGTGCACGACGGCCGGCACCTTCTCGGCTTCCCCTGCCACTGA
- a CDS encoding CbtA family protein, whose amino-acid sequence MNSAVVRNLLVRGMLAGLAAGLLAFGLAYLIGEPNVDAAISYEESHSHEHEMELVSRALQSTAGLATAVLVFGTAVGGIAALAFCFALGRIGRFSPRATAALLAGAAFATVYLVPSLKYPANPPAVGNPDTIGKRTTLYFLMIALTVLLAIGATILGRRLAGRLGNWNATIAAVIAFIAVITVAMVFLPAVNEVPDAFPATTLWQFRLASLGIQVLLWSSFGVIFGTLAERVLNPKPAAAPAPGTQAAAAH is encoded by the coding sequence ATGAACTCCGCAGTCGTCAGAAACCTTCTGGTCCGCGGCATGCTCGCGGGCCTGGCCGCCGGGCTGCTCGCCTTTGGCCTGGCCTACCTCATCGGTGAGCCCAACGTGGACGCGGCCATCTCCTACGAGGAGAGCCACTCCCACGAGCACGAGATGGAGCTCGTCAGCCGGGCTCTCCAGTCCACCGCCGGCCTCGCCACCGCCGTCCTGGTCTTCGGCACCGCGGTGGGCGGCATCGCCGCCCTCGCGTTCTGCTTCGCCCTCGGCCGGATCGGACGCTTCAGCCCGCGCGCCACCGCAGCCCTGCTCGCCGGGGCCGCCTTCGCCACCGTCTACCTGGTGCCCTCCCTGAAGTACCCGGCCAACCCGCCCGCCGTCGGCAACCCCGACACCATCGGCAAGCGGACCACCCTGTACTTCCTGATGATCGCCCTCACCGTCCTCCTCGCGATCGGCGCCACCATCCTCGGCCGCCGCCTGGCGGGCCGCCTCGGCAACTGGAACGCCACCATCGCGGCCGTGATCGCCTTCATCGCGGTCATCACCGTCGCCATGGTCTTCCTCCCCGCCGTCAACGAGGTCCCCGACGCATTCCCCGCCACCACCCTCTGGCAGTTCCGCCTCGCCTCCCTCGGCATCCAGGTCCTGCTCTGGTCCTCCTTCGGCGTGATCTTCGGCACCCTTGCCGAGCGCGTCCTCAACCCCAAGCCCGCCGCGGCCCCCGCGCCGGGCACGCAGGCGGCCGCCGCCCACTGA
- a CDS encoding ADP-ribosylation/crystallin J1, with translation MPRTGTGTTTLWRPVGPEELALVEASGWRAWPPRPPEQPIFYPVLNEDYAIRIARDWNVPASGVGYVTRFEADSGFLTRYPVRQAGGKTILELWVPAEELAEFNDHIVGTIEVVHEFRPVP, from the coding sequence ATGCCCCGCACCGGGACCGGCACGACGACGCTGTGGCGGCCGGTCGGCCCGGAGGAGCTCGCGCTCGTGGAGGCGTCGGGATGGCGGGCCTGGCCGCCGCGGCCGCCGGAGCAGCCCATCTTCTACCCCGTGCTGAACGAGGACTACGCGATCCGCATCGCCAGGGACTGGAACGTCCCGGCCTCCGGCGTCGGCTACGTGACCCGGTTCGAGGCCGACAGCGGGTTCCTCACGCGTTACCCGGTCCGGCAGGCCGGCGGCAAGACGATCCTGGAACTCTGGGTCCCGGCGGAGGAACTGGCGGAGTTCAACGACCACATCGTCGGAACCATCGAGGTCGTACATGAGTTCCGACCGGTCCCGTAG
- a CDS encoding ribosomal maturation YjgA family protein, whose translation MSSDRSRRRAGAATAAALTLALGLGIRAAADGDIAKYAGDALYTVLLQALVVLAAPRVKPAAAAGTALGISWAIELWQLSGVPAELSGRSVLARLVLGSTFNPPDLFWYAVGAALGWLVHARIARRSHQVAGCTP comes from the coding sequence ATGAGTTCCGACCGGTCCCGTAGAAGAGCAGGCGCCGCCACGGCCGCCGCGCTGACGCTCGCCCTGGGGCTGGGCATCAGGGCGGCGGCGGACGGAGACATCGCCAAATACGCCGGGGACGCGCTCTACACCGTGCTGCTCCAGGCGCTGGTCGTGCTGGCCGCCCCCAGGGTGAAGCCCGCCGCCGCGGCCGGGACCGCGCTGGGGATCAGCTGGGCGATCGAGCTGTGGCAGCTCAGCGGAGTGCCCGCGGAGCTGTCGGGGCGGAGCGTCCTCGCGCGGCTGGTCCTGGGTTCCACCTTCAATCCGCCCGACCTGTTCTGGTATGCCGTGGGCGCCGCACTGGGCTGGCTCGTCCACGCCCGTATTGCCCGGAGATCACATCAAGTGGCAGGCTGCACACCATGA
- a CDS encoding 4a-hydroxytetrahydrobiopterin dehydratase has translation MPVPPLTDDELAAALRDLPGWTVKDGELTAAYKGGRAAVPPFYAAVAAAEDEADHHARITILYGTITFAVNTHDAGGAITAKDTALAARISAMAAERGITDRG, from the coding sequence ATGCCCGTACCGCCGCTGACCGATGACGAGCTCGCCGCAGCGCTCCGGGACCTGCCCGGCTGGACGGTGAAGGACGGCGAGCTGACCGCCGCGTACAAGGGGGGCCGGGCCGCCGTCCCGCCGTTCTACGCGGCCGTGGCCGCCGCCGAGGACGAGGCGGACCACCACGCGCGGATCACGATCCTGTACGGCACGATCACCTTCGCCGTGAACACCCATGACGCGGGCGGCGCGATCACCGCGAAGGACACCGCGCTCGCCGCGCGGATCTCCGCCATGGCCGCCGAGCGCGGCATCACGGACCGGGGTTGA
- a CDS encoding DUF4760 domain-containing protein, which produces MTSYEHWSLIVSFVSLALSITGFGALLWQLLMLAQSTRLDHARRRTQATMEYLSATMDRRSSLREQGIPEDRDSAELAGLIDRSVAGDAQATKLIVEYLTIFNFLGVAAQSDAFDPAVIDQAWGGLILAVHRNYRPWIDNQRERRGEPRLYEDLEWLAARMTPRRVAPAPAPAPVTVPSPHPPTA; this is translated from the coding sequence GTGACGTCGTATGAACACTGGTCCCTCATCGTCTCGTTCGTCTCGCTGGCCCTCAGTATCACGGGCTTCGGGGCGCTGCTGTGGCAGCTCCTGATGCTCGCTCAGTCGACACGGCTCGATCACGCCCGGCGTCGTACGCAGGCCACCATGGAGTACCTCAGCGCCACCATGGACCGCCGGAGCAGCCTGCGCGAGCAGGGCATTCCCGAGGACCGGGACTCCGCCGAGCTGGCGGGGCTGATCGACCGCAGCGTCGCCGGAGACGCGCAGGCGACCAAACTCATCGTCGAATATCTGACGATCTTCAACTTCCTCGGTGTCGCCGCCCAGTCCGACGCCTTCGATCCGGCCGTCATCGACCAGGCATGGGGCGGCCTGATCCTCGCCGTGCACCGGAACTACCGGCCCTGGATCGACAACCAGCGGGAGAGGCGGGGCGAACCCCGGCTCTACGAGGACCTGGAGTGGCTGGCCGCCCGCATGACACCACGCCGGGTCGCCCCCGCCCCCGCGCCCGCCCCCGTCACCGTTCCAAGTCCCCACCCGCCGACGGCCTGA
- a CDS encoding GNAT family N-acetyltransferase: MIISPAEPDDLPRLLAFREEAAAWLATLGTDQWRRPYPADRLLAAVRRGTVFMVRDGEVSAATITVAPDPGNGLWTAAEASEPAMYVSKLTVARSHAGQGLGGRLLDWAGDRAYRASAKWLRLDAWTTNHRLQDYYLGQGFRHVRTVLEGEALYGGPRVSGWLAQREARPGDVRPSAGGDLER, encoded by the coding sequence GTGATCATAAGTCCCGCCGAACCGGACGATCTGCCCCGGCTGCTGGCCTTCCGGGAGGAGGCGGCGGCCTGGCTGGCCACGCTCGGCACCGACCAGTGGCGGCGTCCGTACCCGGCGGACCGGTTGCTGGCCGCCGTCCGTCGCGGGACGGTGTTCATGGTGCGCGACGGCGAGGTGAGCGCGGCCACGATCACCGTCGCCCCGGATCCCGGGAATGGGCTGTGGACGGCGGCCGAGGCGAGCGAGCCCGCCATGTACGTCAGCAAGCTCACGGTCGCCCGCTCCCACGCCGGTCAGGGCCTCGGGGGGCGGCTGCTCGACTGGGCGGGAGACCGCGCGTACCGCGCTTCGGCGAAGTGGCTGCGGCTCGACGCCTGGACCACGAACCACCGGCTGCAGGACTACTACCTGGGCCAGGGATTCCGGCACGTCCGCACCGTCCTGGAGGGCGAGGCGCTGTACGGCGGGCCGCGGGTGTCCGGGTGGCTGGCGCAGCGCGAGGCGCGCCCGGGGGACGTCAGGCCGTCGGCGGGTGGGGACTTGGAACGGTGA
- a CDS encoding universal stress protein, giving the protein MAVVVWIVEGTWPACVDAARAHAPRDAEIVLLHVTGSDIPGAAHGAYAGLLGRAHHERDPGERVTALAAASAQELLQAAAERLSGPCTRLERVGRTEQEVVAATEGAELLVLARDGDRTHLGPRSLGPASRFVVDHAPCPVLLVWPEPAPAVATIARNEIP; this is encoded by the coding sequence ATGGCCGTGGTCGTCTGGATCGTCGAGGGAACCTGGCCCGCGTGCGTCGACGCCGCCCGGGCCCACGCGCCCCGGGACGCCGAGATCGTCCTGCTCCATGTCACCGGCAGCGACATCCCCGGCGCCGCCCATGGCGCCTACGCCGGACTGCTCGGCCGCGCACACCACGAACGTGACCCCGGCGAACGGGTCACCGCCCTGGCCGCCGCCTCCGCCCAGGAGCTGCTCCAGGCCGCCGCCGAGCGCCTGTCCGGCCCGTGCACCCGCCTGGAGCGGGTCGGCCGGACCGAGCAGGAGGTGGTCGCCGCCACGGAAGGCGCGGAGCTGCTCGTCCTCGCCCGCGACGGGGACCGTACGCACCTCGGACCGCGCAGCCTCGGACCGGCCAGCCGCTTCGTCGTCGACCACGCCCCCTGTCCCGTCCTGCTCGTCTGGCCCGAGCCGGCACCGGCGGTGGCCACCATCGCCAGAAACGAGATTCCGTGA
- a CDS encoding SLC13 family permease → MNTSLAEILSVTLLVLVLACAVVRPFGRPEAVVAVPAAAVVIGTGAISLADARAEAARLGPVIGFLAAVLVLAQLCDEEGLFDACGAWMARTAAGRPRRLLAQVFVSASVITAVLSLDATVVLLTPVVFATAARIGARPKPHVYACTHLSNTASLLLPVSNLTNLLAFAASGLSFTRFAALMALPWLVAITTEYAVFRGFFATDLDAGAQAPPAADAPGLPVFALATVGGTLAGFVLASAVGIDPAWAALAGASVLAVRALARRRTTPVALVRAASVPFLAFVLALGIVVQAVVDNGLGSALGGLIPDGTGPAALLGLAVLAAVLANVINNLPAVLVLLPLTAPSGPGAVLAVLVGVNIGPNLTYAGSLATLLWRRIVHAHDGEVELWEFTRLGLLAVPASLLLAVLALWASLTVLGGG, encoded by the coding sequence CTGAACACCTCGCTCGCGGAGATCCTTTCCGTGACCCTGCTGGTGCTCGTGCTGGCCTGCGCGGTGGTACGCCCCTTCGGCCGGCCGGAGGCGGTGGTCGCCGTCCCGGCGGCGGCGGTGGTGATCGGCACCGGGGCGATCTCGTTGGCGGACGCGCGGGCCGAGGCAGCGCGGCTGGGGCCGGTGATCGGGTTTCTGGCGGCGGTGCTGGTGCTGGCGCAACTGTGCGACGAGGAGGGGCTGTTCGACGCGTGCGGGGCCTGGATGGCCCGTACGGCGGCGGGGCGGCCGAGGCGGCTGCTTGCCCAGGTGTTCGTCAGCGCGTCGGTGATCACGGCGGTGCTGAGCCTGGACGCGACGGTGGTGCTGCTGACGCCGGTGGTGTTCGCCACCGCCGCCCGCATCGGCGCCCGGCCCAAGCCGCATGTGTACGCGTGCACGCACCTGTCGAACACGGCCTCGCTGCTGCTGCCGGTCTCCAACCTCACGAACCTGCTGGCGTTCGCGGCGAGCGGGCTGAGCTTCACCCGGTTCGCCGCGCTGATGGCACTGCCGTGGCTGGTCGCGATCACCACCGAGTACGCGGTGTTCCGCGGGTTCTTCGCCACCGATCTGGACGCCGGCGCACAGGCGCCGCCCGCTGCCGACGCGCCCGGACTGCCGGTGTTCGCGCTGGCCACGGTCGGGGGCACGCTGGCCGGTTTCGTACTGGCCTCGGCGGTCGGGATCGACCCGGCCTGGGCGGCGCTGGCGGGGGCGTCGGTGCTGGCGGTCCGGGCGCTGGCCCGACGCCGTACGACACCCGTCGCGCTCGTGCGGGCGGCGTCCGTGCCGTTCCTGGCATTCGTGCTGGCGCTGGGGATCGTGGTGCAGGCGGTCGTGGACAACGGGCTGGGCTCGGCCCTGGGCGGGCTGATCCCGGACGGCACGGGACCGGCCGCCCTGCTGGGCCTCGCCGTGCTGGCCGCCGTACTGGCGAACGTGATCAACAACCTGCCCGCCGTGCTGGTGCTGCTCCCGCTGACTGCCCCGTCGGGACCGGGCGCCGTGCTCGCCGTGCTGGTGGGGGTGAACATCGGGCCGAACCTCACCTACGCCGGATCGCTGGCCACCCTGCTGTGGCGGCGCATCGTGCACGCGCACGACGGTGAGGTGGAGCTGTGGGAGTTCACCCGGCTCGGCCTGCTCGCCGTACCCGCGAGCCTTTTGCTCGCCGTACTGGCACTGTGGGCTTCGCTGACCGTGCTCGGAGGAGGCTGA
- a CDS encoding low temperature requirement protein A: MTSRHERWARLGRQLWQPPRAHGEQPRERVVGPLELFYDLVVVVLVAQAGHHFAEHLTWHGLGEFAVVFALVWIAWLNGSLHHELHGHEDARGRSMFLLQILVLVPLGASIPEAGGARGVEFAVSAGVLFTVLAVLWLLASRGDSPEFRRSSTLFVTGTAVCAVVLAASAALPADLRVLTWGLLVVAYLVGFAVMIGMATPVQAVALSVTDALIERFGLFIIIVLGETVTAVVGGLSHEPTTALTLAVGLLAVVVGFGAWWTYFDFAGQRQPRPTRTSTAQWMLVHLPLTAAVAAMGAAMVGLVEHAHDSRTPAATAWVLCGGAALVLCATMVLAASLRVWRLDRGLYRPLARTCAAAAVLCAAVGAARPAPLVLGLALVLLFAIPWGLAVAYRLSREEQSAAAGSGS, encoded by the coding sequence ATGACCTCGCGACACGAGCGGTGGGCCCGGCTGGGCCGTCAGCTGTGGCAGCCGCCCCGCGCCCATGGTGAGCAGCCGCGCGAGCGCGTGGTCGGCCCGCTCGAACTGTTCTACGACCTGGTCGTGGTCGTACTGGTCGCCCAGGCGGGCCACCACTTCGCCGAGCACCTCACCTGGCACGGTCTCGGCGAGTTCGCCGTGGTGTTCGCGCTGGTGTGGATCGCCTGGCTCAACGGCAGCCTCCACCACGAACTGCACGGGCACGAGGATGCGCGCGGCCGGAGCATGTTCCTGTTGCAGATCCTGGTGCTCGTCCCGCTGGGTGCCTCCATCCCCGAGGCGGGCGGCGCCCGCGGAGTCGAGTTCGCCGTCTCCGCCGGGGTGCTGTTCACGGTGCTGGCGGTGCTGTGGCTGCTCGCCTCACGCGGTGACAGCCCCGAATTCCGCCGTTCCAGCACGCTGTTCGTGACCGGGACGGCCGTCTGCGCGGTCGTGCTGGCCGCGAGCGCCGCACTGCCCGCGGATCTGCGCGTGCTCACGTGGGGCCTTTTGGTCGTCGCCTATCTGGTGGGATTCGCGGTCATGATCGGTATGGCCACCCCGGTGCAGGCGGTCGCGCTCAGCGTGACCGACGCGCTCATCGAACGGTTCGGGCTGTTCATCATCATCGTGCTCGGCGAGACCGTGACCGCGGTGGTCGGCGGACTGTCCCACGAGCCGACCACCGCGCTCACCCTCGCTGTCGGGCTGCTCGCCGTCGTCGTCGGCTTCGGTGCCTGGTGGACGTACTTCGACTTCGCCGGACAGCGGCAGCCCAGGCCCACCCGCACCAGCACCGCGCAGTGGATGCTGGTCCACCTGCCGCTCACCGCCGCGGTGGCCGCCATGGGCGCGGCGATGGTCGGCCTCGTCGAGCACGCCCACGACAGCCGGACCCCCGCCGCCACGGCCTGGGTGCTCTGCGGCGGCGCGGCCCTCGTGCTCTGCGCGACGATGGTGCTCGCCGCCTCACTGCGCGTCTGGCGCCTGGACCGCGGGCTCTACCGGCCGCTGGCCCGCACCTGCGCCGCCGCGGCCGTCCTGTGTGCCGCGGTCGGTGCCGCGCGCCCGGCTCCACTCGTTCTCGGCCTCGCCCTCGTCCTCCTCTTCGCGATCCCCTGGGGGCTCGCGGTGGCGTACCGGCTGTCCCGCGAAGAGCAGTCCGCCGCCGCGGGGAGCGGATCCTGA